A single window of Nocardia sp. NBC_01327 DNA harbors:
- a CDS encoding class I SAM-dependent DNA methyltransferase, which yields MPSFADFDRRNYRTVDVPTGYDGWAATYEQTVMDDMDLALLDRVRLNWSGVRRAADLGCGTGRTGAWLRTRGVTHIDGVDLSAGMLARARTRGAHTTLTQGDVRESGLTSGAYDLVISSLIDEHLPDLTPFYAEARRVAAPGAAFVLVSYHPQFMMVTGMPTHYTAESGEPLAISTHLHLLSAHVTAGVAAGWQLTQATEALVDDAWLAIKPKWADLRGHPFTMALVWTLPR from the coding sequence ATGCCGAGCTTCGCCGACTTCGATCGCCGCAACTACCGCACCGTCGACGTCCCCACCGGATACGACGGCTGGGCCGCCACCTACGAACAGACCGTCATGGACGACATGGATCTCGCACTGCTGGACCGGGTGCGACTGAACTGGAGCGGGGTACGCCGCGCCGCCGACCTCGGATGCGGCACCGGACGCACCGGTGCCTGGTTGCGCACACGAGGTGTCACGCATATCGACGGGGTGGATCTGAGCGCGGGCATGCTGGCCCGCGCCCGCACCCGCGGCGCGCACACGACCCTCACCCAGGGCGATGTGCGTGAGAGTGGATTGACAAGCGGCGCATACGATCTGGTGATCTCCTCACTCATCGACGAGCATCTGCCCGATCTGACGCCGTTCTATGCCGAGGCACGCCGGGTGGCCGCACCCGGCGCCGCCTTCGTCCTGGTCAGCTATCACCCGCAGTTCATGATGGTGACCGGCATGCCCACGCACTACACCGCCGAATCCGGTGAGCCGCTGGCCATCAGCACCCACCTGCACCTGCTCAGCGCGCACGTGACGGCAGGTGTGGCCGCAGGGTGGCAGCTCACGCAGGCCACCGAGGCACTGGTGGACGATGCCTGGCTGGCGATCAAACCCAAGTGGGCGGACCTGCGCGGGCATCCGTTCACCATGGCCCTGGTGTGGACCCTGCCCCGCTGA
- a CDS encoding TetR/AcrR family transcriptional regulator: MVEKVGAGTRERLLAAAERMLLVEPYDEVSVRGICAAAGANPAAVHYHFGSKEALVGALIEDRLGPLWVSGLADATAGRDSVPAVVDAILGPFVELVSDPLGRMHVRLLARFVLSRQLTSWQGPWFRMDTWAALLPELSASESRRRWALAFDLIIMRFGSPEIDEHGISERALATLRDFVVAGLTAPVGERA; this comes from the coding sequence ATGGTCGAGAAGGTCGGGGCGGGAACCCGGGAGCGGTTGCTTGCCGCCGCCGAGCGGATGCTGCTGGTCGAGCCGTACGACGAGGTGTCGGTGCGGGGGATCTGCGCGGCGGCCGGGGCGAATCCGGCTGCGGTGCACTATCACTTCGGGTCGAAGGAGGCCCTGGTCGGCGCGCTCATCGAGGATCGGCTGGGCCCGCTGTGGGTCAGCGGGCTGGCGGATGCGACGGCGGGCCGGGATTCGGTGCCCGCGGTGGTCGACGCGATTCTGGGGCCGTTCGTCGAACTGGTCTCGGATCCCTTGGGCCGCATGCATGTTCGGCTGCTGGCCCGCTTCGTACTGAGCCGGCAACTGACGTCCTGGCAGGGACCGTGGTTCCGGATGGACACCTGGGCCGCGCTGCTGCCGGAGCTCAGTGCCAGTGAGAGCCGCCGCCGCTGGGCCCTGGCCTTCGACCTGATCATTATGCGTTTCGGCAGCCCTGAGATCGACGAGCACGGAATATCCGAGCGGGCCCTGGCGACACTGCGCGATTTTGTGGTGGCCGGGCTGACCGCGCCGGTAGGAGAACGAGCATGA
- a CDS encoding NADH:flavin oxidoreductase: MNEIFAPATLGPVTLRNRVIKAATFEGRTPEALVTDELIDFHREVAAGGVGMTTVAYCAVAPGGRTDRHQIWMRPEAVAGLRKLTDAVHAEGAAVSAQIGHAGPVANAASNRVPALAPSPLFSPLSMSAMKVPDEHEIKELVGAHANAARLAVEAGFDAVEIHFGHNYLVSSFLSPLLNRRKDRYGGSTANRARLAREIACAVREAVGDRIAVTAKLNMEDGRRGGLTVPESLQVAAWLEADGALDALELTAGSSLLNPMLLFHGDVPRRSFANALPGPARWGFKVVGRAFLKEYPYREAFLLERARQFRRELAMPLILLGGITNMDTMRTAMAEGFDFVAMGRALLREPNLLHRIRSDEDTRSACVHCNECMPTIYTGTRCIYRPDRAPEPIELTLDRRY; this comes from the coding sequence ATGAACGAGATATTCGCACCGGCCACGCTGGGGCCGGTCACCTTGCGCAACAGGGTGATCAAGGCCGCGACCTTCGAGGGCCGCACGCCCGAGGCCCTGGTGACCGATGAGCTGATCGACTTCCACCGGGAGGTGGCCGCCGGCGGTGTGGGCATGACCACCGTCGCCTACTGCGCCGTGGCCCCGGGCGGTCGCACCGATCGGCATCAGATCTGGATGCGCCCGGAAGCCGTTGCGGGACTGCGGAAACTGACCGATGCGGTCCACGCCGAGGGCGCTGCGGTCAGCGCGCAGATCGGCCATGCCGGGCCGGTGGCCAATGCGGCGTCCAATCGGGTGCCGGCGCTCGCACCCAGCCCGTTGTTCAGCCCGCTGAGCATGAGCGCCATGAAGGTCCCCGATGAGCACGAGATCAAGGAGCTGGTGGGTGCGCATGCGAATGCGGCCCGGCTGGCGGTCGAGGCCGGATTCGATGCGGTGGAAATCCACTTCGGGCACAACTATCTGGTCAGCTCGTTCCTGAGCCCGCTGCTCAACCGGCGCAAGGACCGCTACGGCGGGTCGACCGCCAACCGGGCCCGTCTGGCCCGCGAAATCGCCTGTGCGGTCAGGGAAGCCGTGGGCGACCGGATCGCGGTGACCGCCAAGCTCAATATGGAGGACGGCCGACGCGGCGGGCTCACCGTCCCGGAATCGCTGCAGGTGGCCGCATGGCTGGAGGCCGACGGCGCCCTGGACGCGCTGGAATTGACCGCGGGCAGCTCACTGCTCAATCCCATGCTGCTCTTCCACGGTGATGTGCCGCGGCGCTCCTTCGCGAATGCCCTTCCGGGACCGGCCCGCTGGGGCTTCAAGGTGGTGGGCCGGGCGTTCCTCAAGGAGTACCCCTACCGGGAGGCGTTCCTGCTGGAGCGCGCGCGTCAGTTCCGCCGGGAACTGGCCATGCCGCTGATCCTGCTGGGCGGCATTACGAATATGGACACCATGCGCACCGCCATGGCCGAGGGCTTCGACTTCGTCGCCATGGGTCGTGCCCTGCTGCGCGAACCGAACCTGTTGCACCGCATCCGATCCGACGAGGACACCCGGTCCGCGTGTGTGCACTGCAATGAGTGCATGCCCACCATCTACACCGGAACCCGCTGCATCTACCGCCCGGACCGCGCCCCCGAGCCGATCGAGCTCACCCTCGATCGCCGCTACTGA
- a CDS encoding anti-sigma factor: MSENQHADLLELAIPYALDALADTEREEVEQRLSRADEPVAADFRATVRDIREAMASMTVVDARPAPPELEAALQRALDRQIAESGTGATQAIPLRRRRAVTLRWIAAAAVVVAIALGTTIAVHRSGSTDSGAVTASQVLTHSDTRAATEELTGGGTVTVNASRELDAATVSFAAVPAAPADHTYQLWLLPEGGQPKSAGIVTSLPTDRAPMLMRLDHAQGIALSVEPAGGSDQPTTTPLVAVTVQ, encoded by the coding sequence ATGTCTGAGAACCAGCACGCCGACCTGCTCGAACTGGCGATTCCCTACGCTCTCGACGCGCTCGCCGATACCGAGCGCGAGGAGGTCGAACAGCGATTGAGCCGCGCCGACGAACCCGTCGCGGCCGACTTCCGGGCCACGGTGCGGGATATCCGCGAGGCCATGGCGTCCATGACGGTCGTCGACGCGCGGCCCGCACCGCCCGAACTCGAGGCGGCACTGCAGCGCGCGCTCGACCGGCAGATCGCCGAATCCGGCACCGGCGCAACACAAGCCATACCTTTGCGCCGGCGCCGCGCCGTGACACTGCGCTGGATCGCGGCCGCCGCGGTGGTCGTCGCGATCGCACTCGGCACGACCATCGCCGTGCACCGCAGTGGCTCCACCGATTCCGGGGCGGTCACCGCCTCGCAGGTGCTCACGCACTCCGATACCCGCGCCGCGACCGAAGAACTCACCGGCGGCGGCACCGTCACCGTCAATGCCTCCCGTGAATTGGATGCCGCCACAGTGTCTTTCGCGGCCGTTCCGGCGGCTCCGGCCGATCACACCTATCAGCTCTGGCTGCTGCCGGAGGGCGGGCAACCGAAGTCGGCGGGCATTGTCACCAGCCTGCCGACCGACCGCGCGCCCATGCTCATGCGCCTCGATCATGCGCAGGGCATCGCACTCTCGGTCGAACCCGCGGGCGGCTCCGACCAGCCGACCACCACTCCCCTTGTCGCGGTGACCGTTCAGTAG
- the sigK gene encoding ECF RNA polymerase sigma factor SigK produces MADQQRFESVHTDDAERESGPACPATRPAAGPDVADRLAELLAGIATGDRAAFTQFYRSTHDRVFGLALRVLRRENAAEEITQEVYLYVWNTAAQYDQRLASPIGWLMMLTHRRAVDRVRTETRSYTRDIAYGHRELGRDHDVVAETVGQRSDERAVVDCLGTLTNTQRETLALAYYGGRTYPQVAEHLGIPLSTVKTRIRDGLKRLQNCLTGAVTDV; encoded by the coding sequence ATGGCGGACCAGCAGCGCTTCGAGTCGGTGCACACCGACGATGCCGAGCGCGAATCGGGACCGGCCTGTCCGGCGACCAGACCCGCGGCAGGGCCGGATGTCGCGGATCGGCTGGCCGAACTGCTGGCCGGTATCGCGACGGGCGATCGCGCGGCCTTCACGCAGTTCTATCGGTCGACCCACGACCGTGTTTTCGGTTTGGCGCTGCGGGTGCTGCGCCGGGAGAACGCGGCGGAGGAGATCACCCAGGAGGTCTACCTCTACGTCTGGAACACCGCGGCGCAATACGATCAGCGGCTGGCCAGCCCGATCGGATGGTTGATGATGCTCACCCATCGGCGCGCCGTCGATCGGGTACGCACCGAAACCCGTTCCTACACTCGCGATATCGCGTACGGCCATCGCGAACTCGGCCGCGACCACGATGTCGTCGCGGAGACGGTCGGCCAGCGCTCGGACGAGCGCGCGGTGGTCGACTGCCTCGGCACCCTGACGAACACCCAGCGCGAAACCCTCGCGCTCGCCTACTACGGCGGGCGCACCTATCCTCAGGTGGCCGAACATCTGGGCATACCCCTCTCGACCGTCAAGACGCGCATTCGCGACGGCCTCAAGCGGCTGCAGAACTGTTTGACGGGAGCGGTGACCGATGTCTGA
- a CDS encoding DUF1295 domain-containing protein → MTIALLSLLVLAVLQGVTFAIARRIGRYNIVDVVWSLGFVLVALVAALFGDGALDRRLLLLGLVTVWGLRLSWHLHRKTAGHGEDPRYTQLLDRHGHTPAIALRRIFLTQGLSQWVISVPLQVSATAGPTAGFGRFAAAAGIAVWLLGFLFEAIGDLQLKRFRADPANRGTVMDRGLWAWTRHPNYFGDFAVWWGLWLIAASAWPGALTIFAPLLMSYVLIQGTGARLLERYMGQRPGYREYQQRTAYFLPWPPHRARSH, encoded by the coding sequence ATGACCATCGCACTACTGAGCCTGCTGGTACTCGCCGTCCTCCAGGGCGTCACCTTCGCCATCGCCCGGCGCATCGGCAGGTACAACATCGTCGACGTGGTGTGGAGTCTCGGCTTCGTACTCGTCGCTCTCGTGGCGGCCCTGTTCGGCGACGGCGCACTCGATCGCCGGCTGCTCCTGCTCGGGCTGGTCACCGTGTGGGGGCTGCGGCTCAGCTGGCATCTGCACCGCAAGACGGCGGGACACGGCGAGGACCCCCGCTATACGCAATTGCTCGATCGGCACGGCCACACGCCCGCGATTGCGCTGCGCCGGATCTTCCTTACCCAGGGGCTCTCGCAATGGGTGATCTCCGTGCCCCTGCAGGTATCGGCCACCGCCGGTCCGACCGCTGGTTTCGGCCGGTTCGCCGCGGCCGCGGGCATTGCCGTATGGCTGCTCGGCTTCCTGTTCGAAGCCATCGGCGATCTGCAGTTGAAACGGTTCCGGGCCGACCCCGCCAATCGGGGCACCGTCATGGATCGGGGGCTGTGGGCGTGGACCCGGCATCCGAATTACTTCGGTGATTTCGCGGTCTGGTGGGGTCTGTGGCTCATTGCCGCGAGCGCGTGGCCGGGGGCGCTCACGATCTTCGCTCCCCTGCTCATGTCCTATGTCCTGATCCAGGGCACCGGAGCGCGCCTGCTCGAACGGTATATGGGCCAACGCCCCGGGTATCGCGAATACCAGCAGCGTACGGCCTATTTCCTGCCATGGCCCCCACATCGTGCGCGATCACACTAG
- a CDS encoding class I SAM-dependent methyltransferase produces the protein MTSSCLDSTTDALQPPVPAGLRARLLGAGASLLFRRAVAQLPLRVELPDGTLLGTRAETEPLPRMIIRDPAAFFARVGSQGLIGFGESYTAGEWTAPDPAAVLHVLATELTRLIPRPLQRFRAALPTPPAGELGTADNARTNIEHHYDLSNELFHLFLDDTMTYSAALFDDAELAAGPVPWERLAAAQQHKIDRLLDAAGVRAGSRVLEIGTGWGELCVRAAARGALVHSVTLSARQQELARVRVAAAGYAESVCVELQDYRDVRGVYDAIVSVEMIEAVGYRHWPTYFACLDRLLAPGGRIALQAITMPHDRMLATRRTYTWIQKYIFPGGFLPSAEAIESTAAQHTRLRVRAQHGFGPHYAETLRLWRERFDSRAADIESLGFDARFRRLWQFYLAYSEAGFRSRYLDVRHFVLDRPEEQR, from the coding sequence GTGACCAGTTCCTGCCTCGACTCCACCACCGACGCCCTGCAACCACCGGTGCCCGCCGGGCTGCGCGCGCGGCTGCTGGGTGCGGGTGCGTCCCTACTCTTCCGGCGCGCGGTGGCGCAACTGCCGCTGCGGGTCGAACTCCCCGACGGGACGCTCCTGGGCACGCGCGCCGAGACCGAGCCCCTGCCGCGCATGATCATTCGCGATCCGGCCGCGTTCTTCGCCCGGGTCGGCAGTCAGGGGCTCATCGGTTTCGGCGAGTCGTATACGGCCGGCGAATGGACCGCGCCGGATCCGGCGGCCGTACTGCATGTGCTCGCGACCGAACTCACCCGGCTGATTCCCCGTCCGCTGCAACGCTTCCGGGCCGCACTGCCGACGCCGCCCGCCGGAGAACTGGGCACGGCGGACAATGCGCGCACCAATATCGAGCACCACTACGATCTGTCCAACGAGCTGTTCCATCTGTTCCTGGACGACACGATGACCTACTCCGCCGCGCTGTTCGACGACGCCGAACTCGCGGCCGGGCCGGTGCCGTGGGAGCGGCTGGCGGCGGCGCAGCAGCACAAGATCGACCGGCTGCTGGACGCGGCCGGGGTGCGCGCCGGGAGCCGGGTGCTCGAAATCGGCACGGGCTGGGGCGAATTGTGTGTGCGGGCCGCCGCACGCGGAGCGCTCGTGCATTCGGTGACGCTGTCGGCGCGGCAGCAGGAACTCGCGCGGGTGCGCGTCGCGGCTGCCGGGTATGCGGAATCGGTCTGCGTCGAATTGCAGGATTACCGCGATGTCCGGGGCGTCTACGATGCCATCGTCTCGGTGGAGATGATCGAGGCGGTCGGCTACCGCCACTGGCCCACCTACTTCGCATGCCTGGACCGGCTGCTCGCACCGGGCGGGCGAATTGCCCTGCAGGCCATCACCATGCCGCACGATCGCATGCTCGCCACCCGCCGGACCTACACCTGGATCCAGAAGTACATCTTCCCCGGCGGCTTCCTGCCCTCGGCCGAGGCCATCGAAAGCACTGCCGCACAGCACACCCGGCTGCGGGTGCGCGCACAACACGGTTTCGGACCGCACTACGCGGAAACCCTGCGGCTGTGGCGGGAACGCTTCGACAGCCGCGCCGCCGATATCGAGTCACTGGGCTTCGACGCGCGGTTCCGGCGGCTGTGGCAGTTCTATCTCGCCTACTCCGAGGCCGGATTTCGCTCGCGCTATCTCGATGTGCGGCATTTCGTGCTGGACCGTCCCGAGGAGCAGCGATGA
- a CDS encoding DUF1365 domain-containing protein, producing the protein MSTAREPALYFTRIRHVRKEPVHHEFEYRGYSWFFDVENPPVLPIPLRPFASFHAADHLAPTRGEIDAHGYAGAVRHDGGSDDLRARLDDYLARHGVDCTGGRITALMNARMFGYVFDPLTVFWCHDADGELRCVIAEVHNTYGERHAYLVRPDDLGRASVDKRFYVSPFNDVDGRYLLRLPEPGDGLALRITLLRDRRAPFTASVSGHRVPVTPRTVLRAQWRAPLAPWLIATRIRRHGISLWARGLPISPRPLAESSRRTAL; encoded by the coding sequence GTGAGCACCGCGCGCGAGCCCGCGCTGTATTTCACGCGAATTCGGCACGTACGCAAGGAACCCGTGCATCACGAATTCGAATATCGCGGCTACAGCTGGTTTTTCGATGTCGAGAACCCGCCGGTGCTGCCGATCCCGTTGCGCCCCTTCGCCTCGTTCCACGCCGCCGATCATCTCGCGCCGACGCGCGGCGAGATCGACGCGCACGGCTATGCGGGCGCGGTGCGGCACGACGGCGGGAGCGATGACCTGCGGGCCCGGCTCGACGACTACCTCGCCCGCCACGGCGTGGACTGCACGGGCGGGCGGATCACCGCGCTCATGAACGCGCGCATGTTCGGCTATGTCTTCGATCCGCTGACCGTGTTCTGGTGCCACGACGCCGACGGCGAATTGCGCTGTGTCATAGCCGAAGTGCACAACACCTATGGCGAACGGCACGCCTATCTGGTGCGGCCCGACGATCTCGGCCGCGCCAGCGTGGACAAGCGGTTCTACGTCTCGCCCTTCAACGACGTCGACGGGCGATACCTGCTGCGACTGCCCGAACCCGGTGACGGGCTGGCGCTGCGGATCACGCTGCTGCGCGACCGCCGGGCGCCGTTCACCGCCTCGGTGTCCGGCCACCGCGTGCCGGTCACACCGCGCACCGTCTTGCGCGCCCAGTGGCGCGCCCCGCTCGCTCCCTGGCTCATCGCGACCCGCATTCGCAGACACGGCATTTCCCTGTGGGCGCGCGGACTGCCGATCTCTCCCCGGCCACTCGCCGAATCTTCCCGAAGGACAGCACTGTGA
- a CDS encoding NAD(P)/FAD-dependent oxidoreductase: MHPRRNIAVIGSGVAGLTAAYVLAKHDRVTLYERDSRLGGHAHTHEVEYAPGKRVRVDSGFLVHNDRTYPTLLRLFEELGVPTRETDMSMSVRADALGLEYAGAKGLGGLFPTARMLRKPRYLRMLTEIRRFHRAARELLRQEGCDLTLAEFLREHRFSRYFTEYFMTPLVAAVWSCDPGTATQYPAQYLFRFLDHHGMLSVYDSPAWRTVVGGSARYVEKIAATLDEVRTGTPVLTVAERGDHVLIGDRSGIRRFDAAVLATHPQQALALLADPSPLTAAVLGAMPYSLNPAQLHTDESLLPTAPRARASWNYLVPQDTGGAEGVVVTYDITRLMGLDHVADRRFLVTLGGAHLVDPAHLIARMTYEHPIYTPESVAAQARLPEIDSDRLTFAGAYHGWGFHEDGALSGLRAAERLGGWWPVHLRGQAADAVGAR, encoded by the coding sequence ATGCACCCAAGACGGAATATCGCCGTGATCGGTAGCGGAGTAGCCGGGCTCACCGCGGCATATGTGCTGGCCAAGCACGATCGGGTGACCCTGTACGAACGAGATTCCCGGCTCGGCGGGCATGCGCACACCCATGAGGTGGAGTACGCGCCCGGCAAGCGGGTCCGGGTCGACTCCGGATTTCTCGTGCACAACGACCGCACCTATCCGACCCTGCTGCGACTGTTCGAGGAACTCGGGGTGCCGACCCGGGAGACCGATATGTCGATGTCGGTGCGTGCGGACGCCCTCGGCCTCGAATACGCGGGGGCGAAGGGGCTCGGTGGCCTGTTCCCGACGGCGCGCATGCTGCGCAAGCCCCGCTATCTGCGCATGCTCACCGAAATCCGGCGTTTCCACCGTGCGGCGCGAGAGTTATTGCGGCAGGAGGGCTGCGATCTCACCCTCGCGGAGTTCCTCCGGGAGCACAGATTCAGCCGGTACTTCACCGAATACTTCATGACGCCGCTGGTGGCCGCGGTGTGGTCGTGCGATCCGGGCACCGCCACGCAGTACCCGGCCCAGTACCTGTTCCGCTTCCTCGACCACCACGGCATGCTCAGCGTCTACGACTCCCCCGCCTGGCGCACCGTCGTCGGCGGTTCGGCGCGCTATGTGGAGAAGATCGCCGCGACGCTGGACGAGGTCCGCACCGGCACGCCGGTGCTCACGGTCGCCGAACGCGGGGACCACGTCTTGATCGGCGATCGCTCGGGCATCCGCCGCTTCGACGCCGCCGTGCTGGCCACCCATCCGCAGCAGGCCCTGGCCCTGCTCGCCGATCCGTCGCCGCTCACCGCCGCCGTGCTCGGCGCCATGCCGTACTCGCTCAATCCCGCGCAGCTGCATACCGATGAATCGCTGCTGCCGACGGCGCCGCGGGCGCGGGCGTCCTGGAACTATCTGGTGCCGCAGGACACCGGCGGCGCCGAGGGTGTTGTCGTCACCTATGACATCACCCGGCTGATGGGGCTCGACCACGTCGCCGATCGCCGATTCCTGGTCACCCTGGGCGGTGCGCATCTGGTGGATCCGGCGCATCTCATCGCCCGAATGACTTATGAGCACCCGATATACACGCCCGAATCGGTGGCCGCTCAGGCCCGGCTGCCCGAAATCGACAGCGACCGGCTGACATTCGCCGGGGCCTATCACGGCTGGGGATTCCACGAGGACGGCGCCCTGTCCGGGCTGCGCGCGGCCGAACGGCTCGGCGGCTGGTGGCCGGTGCACCTGCGCGGGCAGGCGGCGGACGCGGTGGGTGCACGGTGA
- a CDS encoding fasciclin domain-containing protein, producing MKLIQRSVVVAIALVATTAGVTACSSDKSDSGSASTTSMAGATTSAASAANLVGPGCKDYAQQVPTGAGSVSGMAQDPVAVAASNNPLLKTLVSAVSGQLNPQVNLVDTLDGGQFTVFAPVDAAFAKVPAATVDSLKTDAPTLTKILTYHVVPGQISPDSIAGTHKTVEGADVMVTRTGDDIKVGGASVICGGVKTANATVYLIDSVLMPPS from the coding sequence ATGAAGCTGATACAGCGTTCTGTTGTCGTGGCGATCGCCCTCGTCGCGACCACCGCGGGCGTCACCGCCTGTTCGAGCGATAAATCCGACTCCGGCAGCGCCTCGACCACCTCCATGGCCGGTGCGACCACCAGCGCGGCCAGTGCCGCGAACCTGGTCGGCCCCGGCTGCAAGGACTACGCGCAGCAGGTGCCCACCGGCGCCGGCTCCGTGAGCGGTATGGCCCAGGATCCGGTGGCCGTCGCGGCCTCCAACAACCCGCTGCTCAAGACCCTGGTGTCGGCGGTGTCCGGACAGCTCAACCCGCAGGTGAATCTCGTCGACACCCTCGACGGCGGGCAGTTCACCGTCTTCGCTCCGGTGGACGCGGCCTTCGCCAAGGTGCCCGCGGCCACGGTCGATTCGCTGAAGACCGATGCGCCCACCTTGACCAAGATCCTCACCTATCACGTGGTGCCCGGGCAGATCTCGCCCGACAGCATCGCCGGCACCCACAAGACCGTCGAGGGCGCCGACGTGATGGTCACCCGCACCGGTGACGACATCAAAGTCGGTGGCGCATCGGTCATCTGCGGTGGTGTGAAGACCGCGAACGCGACGGTCTATCTGATCGACAGCGTCCTCATGCCGCCCTCCTGA
- the sigK gene encoding ECF RNA polymerase sigma factor SigK, producing the protein MTEEENSTVVPLFRDFDGEMSSGPSCPSRGHERDHELARRLAALVAAVGAGDRAAFTQLYRLTSHRVFGLALRMSRNRATAEEVTQEVYLQAWSLASRYDERMSSPMGWLMMLTHRRTVDRIRVESAAAGRDLAYGQLHLGRDHDVVAETVEQRFEERAVVHCLGTLTPLQRETIELAYYGGRTYTEVAEHLGTPVPTVKTRIRDGLKRLAACLTGGDL; encoded by the coding sequence GTGACGGAGGAAGAGAATTCGACCGTTGTCCCGCTGTTCCGGGACTTCGACGGGGAAATGTCGTCGGGCCCGTCGTGTCCCAGCCGGGGACACGAGCGGGACCACGAACTGGCTCGCCGCCTGGCCGCGCTGGTGGCCGCGGTGGGCGCGGGTGATCGTGCCGCGTTCACCCAGCTGTACCGGCTGACCAGCCATCGCGTATTCGGTCTCGCACTGCGCATGTCGCGCAATCGCGCGACGGCCGAGGAGGTCACCCAGGAGGTGTACCTGCAGGCGTGGTCGCTGGCGTCGCGCTACGACGAGCGGATGTCGAGTCCGATGGGGTGGCTCATGATGCTCACCCATCGGCGGACGGTCGATCGCATCCGCGTGGAGAGCGCCGCCGCCGGCCGCGATTTGGCCTACGGCCAACTGCATTTGGGCCGCGACCACGATGTGGTCGCGGAGACGGTCGAGCAGCGATTCGAGGAGCGCGCGGTGGTGCACTGCCTCGGCACGCTGACCCCGCTGCAGCGCGAAACCATCGAGCTGGCCTACTACGGCGGCCGCACCTACACCGAAGTGGCCGAACATCTCGGCACCCCGGTGCCCACCGTGAAAACCCGGATCCGCGACGGCCTCAAACGCCTGGCGGCCTGTCTGACAGGAGGTGACCTGTGA
- a CDS encoding anti-sigma factor, producing MSIVEHPDMELLELAYPYAMDAVTDHERGDIELRRTRADRVTVAEFDATVSAVRESMAELSIVDAYPAPKHVEDRLMRALDRVLQGTRDESGPQRAGGFARFSRLEWLAAAAVLVVAIGMGFGLVAYRSTDRPGITAAMIDQQSDVSIRTVQVSAGGELEIHTSATLSAASIRFLRVPPPPGARAYQVWLVPLGGQARSVAVVDSLPGGPVVTTFRSVDTLAVTVEPAGGSPLPTTTPIASLNLVT from the coding sequence ATGAGCATTGTCGAGCATCCGGATATGGAACTGCTCGAACTCGCCTATCCGTATGCGATGGACGCCGTGACCGATCATGAACGCGGCGATATCGAACTGCGGCGCACCCGCGCCGATCGGGTGACCGTGGCCGAGTTCGACGCGACCGTGTCCGCGGTGCGGGAGAGCATGGCCGAGCTCAGCATTGTCGACGCCTACCCGGCGCCGAAGCATGTGGAGGACCGGCTCATGCGCGCCCTCGATCGGGTGCTTCAGGGCACCCGGGACGAGAGCGGGCCGCAGCGAGCCGGTGGTTTCGCGAGATTCTCGAGACTCGAGTGGCTCGCCGCCGCGGCGGTACTCGTGGTGGCGATCGGCATGGGCTTCGGCCTGGTCGCCTATCGCAGCACCGACCGGCCCGGTATCACCGCGGCGATGATCGATCAGCAATCCGATGTGTCGATCCGCACCGTCCAGGTCTCGGCCGGCGGCGAACTCGAGATACACACTTCCGCAACACTTTCCGCGGCTTCGATCCGCTTCCTCCGGGTTCCGCCGCCGCCGGGCGCCCGCGCCTATCAGGTGTGGCTGGTACCGCTGGGCGGCCAGGCCCGCTCCGTCGCCGTCGTCGACTCGCTGCCGGGCGGTCCGGTGGTGACCACCTTCCGATCGGTGGACACCCTGGCCGTCACCGTCGAACCGGCGGGCGGCTCACCACTGCCGACCACCACCCCGATCGCCAGTCTCAATCTCGTCACCTGA